CTCTACAATTTGAATGgatagattttttttaaaattttcgttttttattataaaatattttattttatagatatttaaatttaaaaacaataagcaataactaattattaactaaataactaattattaactacttatgtcATGTGACTTTTTTCTAGGCTGTCACTTGGCTTAAGGAAAAgactttttcctctccttttaataataaatagatAACTAATTGTTCGACTTTAAAATATACATTACTAATTATAACAAGGGGCTGAGTTATTCTTGTTTAAAAGGAGTTATTTGACACTATTGTTGGAGAATTATACAATATAGACATGTCAATTTTTTTAGGAAAGGGTCAAATATGCCTTTGATACTTTTTTTGGcctttgttgttgatatttgcttgtttttatttttatttcaagtcgagggtctttcggaaacaatctctctacctccctagggtaggggtaaggtatgcgtgcACACTACTCTCCCCGGATCCCACCAGTGAGATTTTACTGAGTTTATTATTATTGTCGTTGTTGGTCAAATATGCCTTTGAATTGTGCGAAATTGTTCAAACTTCTCAGTCGTTAATAGTTGAGATCAAATACACCCTTGTGGTTGCCGAGTGAgttcaaatatacccttattGATTTATGTTCAATCATTAAAAATTGATTAGTTTTTAGAAGGCCAATTAACACCAGCAAATGTCACGTGTTGGCTTAAAAAGGAGAAGGTGCAATAAGTTGGGCCTAATTAATGCATGAAGAGTAGGTCAACTTAATTCAAATTCAACCCAGCCCAAACAATTCAGCCCAAACCCATATCCACAAATCACACACACTTTTCCCCCAAATTCACTCACCATCTCACTCTAATCCCTACATTGCAAAAATCAATTTCACAGAAGAAGATTTCAAGCTAACCAAAAATGGGGAGGAAAAAGGGAGTAGAGTTCGACGAAGGAGCACCCGATGATTTCGACCCGAATAACCCGTACAAGGACCCGGTAGCTTTCTTCGAGATGAGGGAGCATTTGGTGAGGGAGAAATGGATCGACATTGAAAAGGCTAAGATCCTCCGCGAAAAGCTCCGTTGGTGTTACCGTATTGAAGGTGTGAATCACCTTCAGAAGTGTCGTCACCTTGTTCAGCAGTACCTTGATGCTACACGTGGCGTTGGGTGGGGCAAGGACCTTCGTCCCCCCTTTATGCACGGTATCTACTTTACGCCCTAACAAGATTTTAGTAATATTTTTAGAttggaggttttgtttttaatttgttttgattTGTGAATCTTATGTGTTTGTTGAATTGCAGGCCCAAAGGTTGTCGAAGCTGTCGAGTCCGAGTGAGACCCTTTTCTTAGGTCTGTTATCTCAGGCATTTCTCTTTCCCTTTTATTAGATTGGATCATTGAAAATGTTTTTCCGGATGTCTTTGATTATCTGATATTGTCTATTTGTTACAATttatatgactctgtctattttaGGACACTATAAAATGATgaaatttcaataataaataatatactCATTCCTTCCCAATTTATGTGAGGGTGTTTGACCTGAGagttttaagaaagaaagaaagactttttgAAACTTGCTGACTAAAGTAAGTTATACAAATTTTTGGCTATAAGTCGatttcattaagggtaaaatgagacgTTAAAAGTTAAGTTATGTTTAGTTGTTGAAAATCTTTGGCTACACTCTGTTGGTTGCATAAGCCATAACTGCCATCTCTTTGGCTGTGTTTGTGATGTCAACCCTTTTTAGGAGTAGTGTATATCAACTTAGATACTTCAACCTTCCTCCCGAAAATATTTTCTCATCTTAGGCATATAGCTAAATATATGGCATATGAAATACTTAATAAATTATATAAGAGCATATATCAACTGTATCTTGCAAAAATTCGTCATACTTAATTGGAACAGGCTCATCAAAGTACACATACACTGTCATGAAAACTTTAAATCATTAGCATAACTCATGCTAGGTATTCAAATTTCAAGATAAGGTAAGCAAATCATATCCGCATTTCCATGCATTTGTCTCATACACCATGCTGAAATCtaactcaaaataataagaattaGAGTTAATTCCTACCTTTGGGCTTAGGAAATCCTTGTTAAGCAACAGGTCTTCTTAAATCATTCTTTCACAGTGATTCTTTCACGCTATTGCAGTATACAACTCAACTATCAGTTGAAACCTTTTTTTAGAAGGTTTATCAGTTGAAACCCTTTGTACCTTCCTAACACCTTTCACACCCTTGACCAGAAAATACCAAGCCAATTGGAAGAATTATTCAACCTGCAGTATTTCTGATAATACAATTTTCACAAAAGCTTTCTGTTTTCGCTAGAGAATTGTTGTCATCTCCACACACTGCCGTATACTGATCGTTAGGAGCAAAACTAGTAGAAGAAGGCCGGATTGCCTGATGCACCGGTCCGTAGATGTGAAACTATGGTGAGTGAAGGTGTTAAAAGGAACGAGGTAGACCTAAAATCACTTGGAAGGAAGTTGTCTCGAAGGACTTACAATCTCTTGGGATCCATGCAGATTTAGCGAAAGGAAAGATAGAGACAATGAAAGAAACAGATCTATATAAGAGAGACCTACTAGTTGAGAATATGTTTTAGTCATGCTAGCACTTTTACATTACGTCCTATGCTTTTATAGTAGTTGTTTAGCCTTTCAGAGATCTATATATTAGTAGAAAATATAAAGAACTACTACTATTTACttctatttttgtttaattttgtatattattggCTTGAGATGAGTTTATATGAAGTAACATGGTCAATGAGGATCATATAGCAGTTCCCAACTTGTTCGAGACTGAGGCTTAGTTATTGTTGTTTAGGTCAATTGTGGTTCTGGTCCTCGTATTATAGTGCTCAAAACTTTAAACCTTCCGTTTAAGGTGAACTTCATCCATTTAGTAATGGAATCAGCCCATTTACATAATAAATCTCATATATTTGGCTTCCACCTCAATCCTCCTTTGATATTCCCTATGTGCCATCATATCCCTCTTATACACTCTGTGATCTTGCCGCTAGCCCATACACCGCCTTCCTAGCTAGTTCACAAAGAATTGAGTAGGGATTCATGAAAAGGCTGCAAACTTTGTAACAATCTGGAGGAGCTAAAAATATACATTCAAAAGGGACAAAGGACTATCGAGCTTGTTTTGTAATTAAAACAAAGATTGAGCTTGTTAATATCCTATTGGAATTTATTGATTCTAGTAGGGGAAGGACTAAATTTGTATCTTTACAAATTAAGGATCAGATATACTACATGGAAACAGAAATTAAATTCAGTCTAAAAGACAAAGAGAAGTGCAGTTTACCTAAGAAATATGCACAACTAAGAATTTCGGCATCTCTTTGATACCACTTCCAGGAGGTTCTTTAACACTTTATACCACCATTCAGGTCAGTTGAAGAAATCATGTGTTCCTATAGCCATTGCCACTGCTTGTTCTTGCAATTGCAGCACAATTGTGATGGCAAAGCAAGATTCACTAGTCTTTTCATGTACTGTTATTACCTTGAACTATATTATTTGGTAAGGGCGAAAGAGGATGAGCTTtatcaaataaagaaaagaaaaggggatgAAAGATGAGAGTTTGCAGGAGGGGAAGTAACAGAGGGTCTGGATTATTTCCTTTTCATATAGTTGCAGCACAAGAAAGAAGGGGCAATGAAGCTGGAAGATTATGCTTTCCTTCCATATGAGTGTTTTCATCCTTCCCAAAACTGGATGTGAAGGAGAATGTAAATGTCTTTTACTTTCATACCATATGTGGAACAAAATCAAGAAGTCAGTCCTCCTTTTCCCCAAGTTCTTGGATATAATGCTTTCTAACATTTAGTTAAATGTGCGCAAGGCAGTTGGCGAGTTTGTGAGGGTTCATcaaaagttgaattatttctattTGTTTGTCCGATGAGACTAAATTTCCAAAGAAATCTATGCCAGCTGAATAGTGATAACAAATTGTTTTGAGCTATCAAACATGTATTGTTCGGGCAAAGGTTTGCAACTCAAATTTTGTATTGTAGTTCGGTTCTCATGTTGTATATTGTAATGGTTCCTTGTCCACTTCTACACAAATTTTCTGCGAATCTATAATCTGCAATATATCCTTGTTTTGTTGTACATACAAAACTTTAGTGTCTTGAAGTATGACTTTCAGCTGGTAGTAGCTCACCCTCTCGTTTTTTGCAGGTTTGTCTTTCCAGTTAAAAGTATAAACTTCAGAGCTTGTTGGGCTACCAACAGTGCATCACTGGTGAATTTGAGTGTATCACTGTTTCTGTCATTCGCTGCTCTAAGACCTGTTTTATAGTTTCCTGTCTTGTGAAAGATGCCAATGGTTTGCATTGGCTTTAACTTcagccttttgctcttttgggggAACATTTAATTCATActggaaataaagaagaaatgttCATGCTCTTTCCTTGTTGGTCTCGGCTT
This DNA window, taken from Nicotiana tabacum cultivar K326 chromosome 15, ASM71507v2, whole genome shotgun sequence, encodes the following:
- the LOC107765821 gene encoding NADH dehydrogenase [ubiquinone] 1 beta subcomplex subunit 10-A-like; its protein translation is MGRKKGVEFDEGAPDDFDPNNPYKDPVAFFEMREHLVREKWIDIEKAKILREKLRWCYRIEGVNHLQKCRHLVQQYLDATRGVGWGKDLRPPFMHGPKVVEAVESE